The Pseudoalteromonas ruthenica genome has a window encoding:
- a CDS encoding prepilin-type N-terminal cleavage/methylation domain-containing protein encodes MHSFICCSPSNKHRLQKGFTLIELIIVIVILAVLSITVLPRFLNLQNDARIAVLTNAQTSIEQANTLMQMKAQMPSYRATAVTGRNDLIDVDLNRDGVIDLSDDSPDVRLKWFFLDNTDVVKRVEFSDALVFEEQGIDFTYIGYDFDDDGAVQDDQCYVLYTQAQSADQPPTYARQTTGC; translated from the coding sequence ATGCATTCCTTCATCTGTTGTTCCCCCTCTAATAAGCACCGCTTGCAAAAGGGTTTTACCTTGATTGAACTCATCATCGTGATAGTTATTCTGGCGGTATTGAGTATCACCGTGTTACCGCGATTTTTAAATTTACAAAATGATGCGCGCATAGCCGTACTAACCAATGCGCAGACCAGTATCGAACAGGCGAATACACTGATGCAGATGAAGGCGCAGATGCCTAGTTACCGAGCCACTGCGGTGACCGGGCGCAATGATCTTATTGATGTTGACTTAAACCGAGACGGTGTGATTGACCTCAGCGACGACAGCCCGGATGTGAGGTTGAAATGGTTTTTCTTAGATAACACCGATGTCGTCAAGCGGGTGGAATTTAGCGACGCCTTGGTATTTGAAGAACAAGGCATCGATTTTACCTATATTGGCTATGACTTTGATGACGACGGCGCGGTGCAAGATGACCAGTGCTATGTGCTTTACACACAAGCGCAATCTGCCGATCAGCCACCTACTTATGCACGCCAAACAACCGGGTGCTAA
- a CDS encoding DUF418 domain-containing protein — MSKASLFAEQGYYRQLITDARRTEIDALRGLAILGLLFLNAPFFIYFDYGYIAPPGTHLVDSLLYGIQVLLLDGRFRGLFVALFVVGLIVQWQRRATDSRDEPMHYLRVRLYCLAVIGLVHGMLLWAGDILLGYALAGLLLVTMLDSPAKQQLRQGILFIVVGSAVLLTLSGLYIEPALTYDDEQYQGYLNQDNFHFLATRSSNAINMLLMTLVSLFSVLWLELGAMLLIAATWRSGFLSSPWPHQVKLSVGAGLLLCLLLSGIHLSYGNSFTATLSLIANSISGTITALIALHWLSRRRLRIGVGIRLLANVGRLSLSCYLAQSALMLVITHYFGLYIAQNFALAHYALLAFAIIIVQLLGANAYLRIFTQGPVEWAWRKAVERWR; from the coding sequence GTGTCTAAGGCCAGTTTGTTCGCCGAACAAGGGTATTATCGGCAATTAATCACCGATGCGCGCCGCACTGAAATTGATGCGTTGCGTGGGCTAGCTATCCTTGGTTTGTTGTTCTTGAATGCCCCTTTTTTCATTTATTTCGATTATGGTTATATCGCACCGCCCGGTACCCATTTAGTCGACTCGCTGCTCTATGGCATACAGGTTCTACTACTTGATGGGCGCTTTCGGGGACTGTTTGTGGCGCTCTTTGTGGTGGGGTTAATTGTCCAGTGGCAGCGCCGTGCCACGGACTCACGCGACGAACCTATGCACTATTTACGCGTCAGACTCTATTGCTTAGCGGTCATTGGTCTGGTGCATGGGATGCTATTGTGGGCGGGGGATATCTTACTCGGGTATGCCCTTGCCGGGCTGTTGTTAGTGACGATGTTAGATTCACCCGCGAAACAGCAACTGCGTCAAGGCATACTGTTTATTGTTGTTGGAAGTGCAGTGCTATTGACCTTAAGTGGGTTGTATATTGAACCTGCACTCACCTATGACGACGAGCAATACCAAGGGTATCTCAATCAAGATAACTTTCACTTTTTAGCTACGCGCTCAAGCAACGCTATCAATATGCTGCTGATGACCTTGGTATCCCTATTTTCTGTGCTGTGGCTGGAGTTAGGGGCGATGCTGTTGATTGCAGCGACATGGCGCAGTGGTTTTTTATCATCGCCTTGGCCACATCAGGTGAAGCTCTCTGTCGGAGCTGGGTTGCTGCTCTGTTTACTGCTCAGCGGCATTCATCTTAGCTATGGTAATAGCTTTACGGCAACGCTAAGCCTTATTGCGAACTCCATTAGTGGCACAATCACGGCGTTGATTGCCTTGCATTGGCTCAGTCGTAGACGCCTACGTATTGGTGTAGGGATTAGGCTGCTTGCCAATGTTGGGCGCTTATCGCTCAGTTGTTATCTGGCACAAAGCGCATTGATGCTGGTCATTACCCATTACTTTGGATTGTATATCGCACAAAACTTTGCGCTAGCGCATTACGCGCTATTGGCCTTTGCCATTATCATTGTGCAATTGCTCGGTGCGAACGCGTATCTGCGCATCTTTACTCAAGGCCCCGTAGAATGGGCTTGGCGCAAAGCGGTAGAGCGATGGCGCTAA
- a CDS encoding ABC transporter substrate-binding protein codes for MKNHVILFAILYVSSCFSAHGAMRVLFVNPSTAGDPFWHKVETFAVQAAGDLDINLDIVYGDGHREFQHRAIARYLATHPAPDYAVLINYPGGSGQSMQLLEQREVYFVTLEETLSQQERELVQKPGERFHYWLAELSHDNQHAGQQLASFLHNKAVEQGIESPLVAAIGGHYGGETNLRVNGLRDFLADHQGQLVQVVHGRWQQEIARQQTAKLLRRYPELSIIWCASDAMALAAAQQAQQHGKVVNKDMFIGGFDWLADSLSAIADGRQTASVGGHFLMGAWALVKAYDHRFSVSKSSTQEVRFKLAIAHQGNVKRILPLVDPDNWQQIDFKSYTRTHNSTLDEYPFDVQSILNQHF; via the coding sequence GTGAAAAACCATGTTATCTTATTTGCCATCCTTTATGTGTCATCTTGCTTTAGCGCACATGGCGCAATGCGGGTGCTGTTTGTTAACCCATCTACAGCGGGCGACCCTTTTTGGCATAAAGTAGAGACTTTTGCGGTGCAAGCTGCCGGGGACTTAGACATCAATTTAGACATTGTTTATGGCGACGGTCATCGAGAGTTTCAGCATCGAGCCATCGCCCGGTATTTAGCCACTCATCCTGCGCCGGATTATGCGGTGCTTATCAATTACCCCGGCGGCAGTGGTCAGTCTATGCAGTTACTGGAGCAGCGCGAGGTTTATTTTGTCACGTTGGAAGAGACACTGTCCCAACAAGAGCGGGAGCTTGTGCAAAAGCCTGGTGAGCGCTTCCATTATTGGTTGGCGGAGCTGTCCCATGACAACCAACACGCTGGGCAGCAACTCGCTTCTTTTTTGCACAACAAAGCCGTTGAGCAAGGCATAGAGTCACCGCTGGTGGCGGCGATAGGGGGGCACTACGGAGGAGAAACAAACCTGCGTGTGAATGGATTGCGCGACTTTTTAGCAGACCACCAAGGACAACTAGTGCAAGTCGTGCATGGTCGTTGGCAGCAAGAAATTGCCCGTCAACAAACAGCCAAACTATTACGGCGCTATCCTGAGTTAAGTATCATCTGGTGCGCCTCGGACGCCATGGCGCTGGCGGCTGCACAACAAGCTCAGCAACATGGCAAAGTGGTCAATAAAGATATGTTTATCGGTGGTTTTGATTGGCTGGCCGACTCCTTGAGCGCTATAGCCGATGGTAGGCAAACGGCGTCGGTGGGTGGACACTTTTTGATGGGGGCTTGGGCTTTGGTCAAAGCCTATGATCACCGTTTTTCAGTGTCAAAAAGCAGTACTCAAGAAGTGCGCTTTAAATTGGCAATCGCGCATCAGGGAAACGTCAAGCGCATCCTCCCTTTGGTGGACCCCGATAATTGGCAGCAAATTGATTTTAAAAGCTACACAAGAACCCATAACAGCACACTTGATGAGTACCCCTTCGATGTGCAAAGTATCCTCAATCAACACTTTTAA
- the rluF gene encoding 23S rRNA pseudouridine(2604) synthase RluF, with translation MSQPTRLNKYISETGFCSRREADALISAGRVSVNGHAPQMGDKVTDADTIHIDGKALKTKPKRVYIAYNKPTGITCTTEKKIKSNIVRAINYPERIFPIGRLDRPSEGLIFLTNEGDIVNKILRSGNNHEKEYEVRVDKPLNRRFVERMSAGIPILGTVTKKCKVEQTGPDSFRIILTQGLNRQIRRMCEYLGYEVVTLKRTRIMNVTLAGLKSGQWRHLSDAEMATINDLIADSGKTEEHSKTEHSVPSEQHSNTSKTAQPKRKAVPRARTAPVHKPKSKANKRVKGTLRLKK, from the coding sequence ATGAGTCAACCTACGCGCCTTAATAAATACATAAGTGAAACCGGATTTTGCTCGCGCCGTGAGGCGGATGCGCTGATCAGTGCGGGGCGAGTCAGCGTAAATGGTCATGCGCCACAAATGGGCGATAAAGTGACCGATGCCGACACCATTCACATTGATGGTAAAGCGCTTAAAACTAAGCCTAAACGTGTCTATATCGCCTACAACAAGCCAACGGGCATAACTTGCACCACTGAAAAGAAAATAAAAAGTAATATTGTGCGAGCGATTAATTATCCCGAGCGTATTTTCCCTATTGGCCGTTTAGATAGGCCCTCCGAAGGGCTTATCTTCCTCACCAACGAGGGCGATATCGTCAACAAAATATTGCGCTCAGGGAATAACCACGAGAAAGAGTACGAAGTGCGGGTTGATAAGCCCTTAAATCGGCGCTTTGTTGAGCGTATGAGCGCGGGTATTCCCATTCTTGGCACTGTTACCAAGAAGTGTAAGGTTGAGCAAACCGGGCCGGATAGCTTTCGCATCATACTGACTCAAGGCCTGAATAGGCAAATTCGTCGTATGTGCGAGTATCTTGGCTATGAAGTAGTTACGCTCAAGCGCACGCGTATCATGAATGTGACATTAGCCGGGCTAAAAAGTGGCCAATGGCGCCATTTAAGTGATGCAGAAATGGCCACTATTAATGATCTAATAGCGGACTCTGGTAAAACCGAAGAGCATTCTAAAACTGAGCACAGTGTGCCCTCTGAGCAACATTCCAATACATCGAAGACTGCACAACCAAAGCGCAAAGCCGTACCTCGGGCTCGCACAGCGCCTGTACACAAGCCAAAAAGTAAGGCAAACAAGCGGGTGAAAGGAACATTGAGGCTAAAGAAATGA
- a CDS encoding GDSL-type esterase/lipase family protein translates to MMRFIGLVLLVFITGCSQSDKVTLHAGDSILAFGDSLTVSVGAKNSTYPQQLAQLTGLEVIASGVSGEQTAQGLERFKRALDTHQVQAVVLLEGGNDFLRNQDSGQTKANLGAMITHAQSKGIAVILVAVPTKSLFLSDAPLYQQLSEQYQVVLVADILSELLGDNRFKSDAIHLNDRGYRRLALAIADVIEVER, encoded by the coding sequence ATGATGCGCTTTATTGGCCTTGTGCTGCTTGTTTTTATAACCGGTTGCTCGCAATCAGACAAAGTGACGTTGCATGCTGGCGATTCTATTTTAGCGTTCGGTGATAGTTTAACCGTGTCAGTGGGTGCAAAAAACAGCACCTATCCCCAGCAACTCGCTCAGCTAACAGGGCTGGAAGTGATAGCCAGTGGTGTCTCTGGCGAGCAAACAGCGCAGGGCCTTGAGCGCTTTAAACGTGCACTCGACACGCACCAGGTTCAGGCGGTGGTGTTACTTGAAGGCGGAAACGATTTTTTGCGTAACCAAGATAGCGGGCAAACAAAAGCGAACCTAGGCGCGATGATAACGCATGCGCAAAGTAAAGGGATTGCAGTGATCCTTGTGGCGGTGCCGACCAAGTCTTTGTTTTTGTCTGACGCGCCGCTGTATCAACAATTAAGCGAGCAGTATCAGGTGGTGCTGGTGGCAGATATACTGTCTGAATTACTAGGCGATAACCGCTTTAAATCTGACGCTATTCATCTTAATGACCGAGGCTATCGACGCCTAGCGTTAGCCATAGCCGATGTGATAGAGGTTGAACGCTAA
- a CDS encoding efflux RND transporter permease subunit: MNLAAFAIERKVISWMFALFLLIGGTVSYFSLGQLEDPEFTLKKAMVITLYPGASPQQVEEEVTYPIENAIQELPYVDYVTSISSNGKSQITVEMKSTYRKEDLRQIWDELRRKINDVSASMPPGVYPSQVIDDFGDVYGVTLAVTGDGYSYDELKDYVDFLKRELVLVDGVGKVTVAGEQQSQVIVEVSTHKLAQLGLSPERIFSLLQAQNTVSNAGRVMVDGESIRLHPTGEFDNVVELEHVLISKPGASELIYLGDVAKVYREYAEVPSHMVRYNQQQALLIGLSFASNVNVVDVGQRIDAHLAELEYQRPHGMEVAAIYNQPQEVDKSVSSFIISLVEAVAIVIVVLLLFMGVKSGILIGGILLLTVLGTFIFMVLFDINLQRVSLGALIIALGMLVDNAIVITEGILINMKRGQSKLKAAVNIVNQTKWPLLGATVIAITAFAPIGLSSDASGEFAGSLFWVLMISLLLSWITAITLTPFFADVMFRTPKNKNQAQAGDEDPYQGFLFSGYKFILRHAMHYGKTTIVLMLILLVGAVVGFKSVKQSFFPASNTPMFYIDYWHYQGADIRTTSKGIAKLEQFLLEQELVEEVTATIGQGAPRFMLTYAPEKQYPAYGQLIVRVKDREAVLAMIAKVRDYERNHIVDAKLKLKRMEIGPSTDAKIEARFSGPDPVVLRQLAEQAKQILASDAGAFHIRDDWRHRTKLIRPQLNEQKARRLGISKTDLDELLLTSVSGKKVGLYRDGTQLLPIIARSPEDERLNVESLRDLQIYSPVLGVFVPVTQVVDDFTVRWEDPLIMRRDRKRTITVMADHDLLGDETPAKLFARVRGDIEAIPLPRGYELQWGGEYESANKARSAIFGSLPLGYLAMFAVTVLLFNSVRKPLVIWATVPLAIVGVSAGLLAMGASFGFMSLLGLLSLSGMLIKNGIVLLDQINIELAAGKDPYEAVFDSGVSRVRPVSMAAITTILGMIPLLFDVFFKSMAVTIMFGLGFATILTLVVVPVLYCKFFAIHSHRRNG; this comes from the coding sequence ATGAATCTTGCTGCATTTGCCATTGAACGCAAAGTTATTAGTTGGATGTTTGCGCTGTTCCTGCTCATTGGGGGAACGGTCTCTTACTTTTCTCTCGGACAGTTAGAAGACCCAGAGTTTACTCTGAAAAAAGCCATGGTGATTACCCTCTACCCTGGGGCCTCACCGCAGCAGGTAGAAGAAGAAGTAACATACCCAATCGAAAATGCGATTCAAGAATTGCCCTACGTCGACTATGTCACCTCCATTTCCTCTAACGGCAAAAGCCAGATTACGGTGGAGATGAAAAGCACCTATCGCAAAGAGGACCTAAGGCAAATTTGGGATGAACTGCGCCGCAAAATTAATGATGTTTCGGCATCTATGCCGCCAGGGGTGTACCCCAGTCAAGTCATTGATGACTTCGGCGATGTGTATGGTGTTACCCTTGCAGTGACCGGTGATGGCTACTCCTATGATGAGCTTAAAGACTATGTTGATTTTCTCAAGCGTGAATTGGTGCTGGTCGATGGCGTTGGCAAAGTCACTGTAGCCGGCGAGCAGCAAAGCCAAGTGATTGTCGAGGTGTCGACCCATAAGCTCGCGCAACTGGGACTCAGTCCTGAGCGCATATTTTCCCTGTTGCAAGCGCAAAACACCGTTTCTAATGCCGGTCGCGTCATGGTCGATGGCGAGTCTATTCGCCTGCATCCCACTGGCGAGTTTGACAATGTTGTTGAACTTGAACATGTGCTTATTTCTAAGCCCGGTGCCAGCGAGCTCATCTACCTCGGCGATGTCGCCAAGGTTTATCGCGAGTATGCTGAGGTGCCCTCGCATATGGTGCGCTACAACCAACAACAGGCATTATTAATAGGTCTTTCTTTTGCCAGTAACGTCAATGTCGTAGACGTTGGTCAACGTATCGATGCCCATTTAGCGGAGCTGGAGTATCAGCGCCCCCATGGCATGGAAGTCGCCGCCATTTACAACCAACCCCAGGAAGTCGACAAGTCGGTGTCCAGTTTTATTATCAGCCTGGTCGAAGCGGTGGCCATTGTTATCGTGGTGTTGCTGCTGTTTATGGGGGTCAAAAGCGGTATTTTAATTGGTGGTATTTTGCTGCTCACCGTGCTCGGCACCTTTATCTTTATGGTGCTCTTTGATATCAACCTACAACGCGTCTCCCTTGGGGCGTTGATCATCGCACTAGGGATGTTGGTGGATAATGCCATTGTGATCACCGAAGGCATTCTTATTAATATGAAGCGTGGGCAAAGCAAACTAAAGGCAGCAGTCAATATCGTTAACCAAACCAAATGGCCCTTACTCGGGGCTACGGTTATCGCCATTACCGCCTTTGCCCCCATTGGCCTGAGCTCGGATGCCAGTGGTGAATTTGCCGGCAGCTTATTTTGGGTGTTGATGATATCGCTATTACTGAGCTGGATCACCGCCATCACCCTTACGCCGTTTTTTGCTGATGTGATGTTCCGTACTCCAAAGAACAAAAACCAAGCCCAAGCAGGCGATGAAGATCCCTACCAAGGGTTTTTATTTAGTGGCTATAAGTTTATCTTGCGCCATGCCATGCATTACGGCAAAACCACTATCGTATTAATGCTGATCCTTTTAGTCGGCGCGGTGGTGGGCTTTAAATCGGTCAAACAGTCGTTCTTCCCCGCCTCTAACACGCCCATGTTTTACATAGATTATTGGCATTACCAGGGCGCTGATATTCGCACCACCAGCAAAGGTATCGCCAAACTCGAGCAGTTTTTACTCGAGCAGGAGTTGGTTGAGGAGGTCACCGCCACCATAGGTCAAGGGGCACCGCGCTTTATGCTCACTTATGCGCCAGAAAAACAATACCCTGCTTATGGTCAGCTGATTGTTCGGGTGAAGGACCGAGAAGCTGTATTGGCCATGATAGCTAAGGTGCGTGACTACGAGCGCAATCATATTGTTGACGCCAAGCTAAAGCTCAAACGCATGGAAATCGGGCCATCGACCGATGCCAAAATCGAAGCACGCTTTTCTGGCCCCGACCCTGTGGTGCTAAGACAGCTGGCTGAGCAAGCGAAGCAAATTCTCGCCAGTGACGCCGGAGCCTTTCACATTCGCGATGATTGGCGCCACCGCACAAAGCTCATCCGCCCACAGCTCAATGAGCAAAAAGCCCGCCGTTTGGGAATAAGTAAAACGGATTTAGACGAGTTACTGCTCACCAGTGTGTCGGGTAAGAAAGTGGGACTCTATCGCGACGGCACCCAGTTGTTGCCAATCATTGCCCGCTCTCCAGAAGACGAGCGTTTAAACGTTGAATCACTGCGCGACTTGCAAATCTACAGTCCAGTATTAGGCGTGTTTGTGCCAGTGACGCAAGTGGTGGATGACTTCACCGTACGCTGGGAAGACCCCCTCATCATGCGTCGCGACCGCAAGCGCACCATTACCGTGATGGCGGATCATGATTTACTTGGCGATGAAACCCCTGCGAAGTTGTTCGCCCGTGTACGTGGCGATATCGAAGCCATCCCCCTCCCCCGAGGCTATGAACTGCAATGGGGTGGCGAGTATGAGTCTGCCAACAAAGCACGCTCAGCCATTTTTGGCTCGCTACCACTGGGTTATCTAGCGATGTTCGCGGTCACCGTGTTGCTGTTTAACTCAGTGCGTAAACCTCTGGTGATCTGGGCCACGGTGCCTTTGGCCATCGTCGGTGTCAGCGCTGGCTTGCTGGCCATGGGCGCATCCTTTGGCTTTATGTCACTGCTGGGACTATTGAGCCTCTCAGGCATGTTAATTAAAAACGGCATCGTGTTGCTGGATCAAATCAATATCGAGTTAGCTGCAGGTAAAGACCCTTACGAGGCGGTGTTTGACTCTGGCGTTTCCAGGGTTAGGCCGGTTTCCATGGCGGCTATCACCACAATTTTAGGGATGATCCCGCTGCTATTCGATGTGTTCTTTAAGTCCATGGCGGTGACCATTATGTTTGGTCTCGGCTTTGCCACCATACTCACGCTAGTTGTGGTCCCGGTGCTTTATTGTAAGTTCTTTGCCATACACAGCCACCGTCGCAATGGATAA
- a CDS encoding efflux RND transporter periplasmic adaptor subunit yields the protein MSRSLFVLVLLAMISLTGCSQEQPKTDKKPPIRPVKLFTVGHADEKVMRSFPAEVVAHQGSYLAFRVNGELIEFPVLAGQEVEKGELLAKLDPEDFQLQYEERKARYDLAQSQLKRVKTLYERNIASQAELDEAVANARVAESAFNIAKTNLDNSELRAPFAGTVAKVFVKNFENIQAKQNILRLETRDLMDVVIQVPEKLVARVNKDTLYQPTVIFDGYPDKAYTLTIKEYDTQADPATLTYKVVFSLPVPEDFNLLAGMSGHVYIDISKITGNAESWHKIPVEAVFSDSQQGLANNSYVWIYKDNAVHKRQVEVGQMHRDGLEIRSGLNSGEQVVAAGVHYLKEGMQVRPWQKERGL from the coding sequence ATGTCTCGCAGTCTATTCGTATTAGTCTTGCTCGCGATGATTTCACTAACGGGGTGCTCACAAGAGCAACCCAAAACCGATAAAAAGCCACCCATCAGGCCGGTTAAACTCTTTACCGTGGGTCACGCTGATGAAAAGGTTATGCGTAGCTTTCCTGCCGAAGTAGTCGCCCACCAAGGCTCCTACTTAGCCTTTCGTGTCAATGGAGAGCTCATAGAATTTCCCGTGTTAGCGGGTCAGGAAGTGGAAAAAGGCGAGTTACTCGCTAAGCTCGACCCTGAAGATTTCCAGCTACAGTATGAAGAGCGCAAGGCCCGTTATGACCTGGCTCAGTCGCAGCTAAAGCGCGTAAAAACACTTTATGAGCGTAACATTGCCAGCCAAGCAGAACTCGATGAAGCAGTCGCCAACGCCCGAGTTGCCGAATCGGCATTCAATATTGCTAAAACTAACTTAGACAACTCAGAGTTAAGGGCGCCTTTCGCCGGTACCGTTGCCAAAGTATTCGTTAAGAATTTTGAAAACATTCAGGCAAAGCAAAATATTTTGCGCTTAGAAACCCGAGATTTAATGGACGTAGTTATCCAAGTACCCGAGAAGTTGGTGGCCCGCGTCAACAAGGATACCTTGTATCAACCCACGGTGATCTTTGACGGCTACCCAGATAAGGCCTATACGCTCACCATCAAAGAATACGACACCCAAGCCGACCCTGCTACGCTCACCTACAAGGTGGTATTTTCATTACCCGTGCCCGAAGATTTTAACTTGTTAGCGGGGATGAGCGGCCATGTGTATATTGATATCAGTAAAATCACCGGAAATGCCGAGTCTTGGCATAAAATTCCGGTGGAAGCGGTCTTTTCTGACTCGCAGCAAGGCCTAGCGAATAACAGCTATGTATGGATTTATAAGGATAACGCCGTGCATAAACGCCAGGTCGAGGTGGGGCAAATGCACCGAGACGGACTAGAGATACGCTCTGGCCTAAATAGCGGCGAGCAAGTGGTGGCCGCAGGCGTACACTATCTCAAAGAAGGGATGCAGGTGCGCCCGTGGCAAAAAGAGCGAGGCCTATAA
- a CDS encoding LysR family transcriptional regulator produces the protein MKLEWLKVLDVLSQCRSLSEAAKRLHKTQPALTMMVKKIEQSVGFAVVNREGYRFSLTEQGQAFCRRAQYVLRDMDELSEFSSELANGNEPKFRISYEQVCVGEELSILLRDCYHAFAHTEFEIDSGRRFTALEQVNSGKSDLGIGPWFDIFHATGDLESLPLGDIEVGVVASPELIQQTQISYRELQSYPCVAMFESDLHFESGRMPFLNQAAMMKLDDIFALRSMLLAGAGWALMCLDLCQQEIATGQLQVIHLSDREHAFRAQIRAFRRHSRHHGPVARHVWTKLQEIAHG, from the coding sequence ATGAAGCTGGAATGGCTAAAAGTACTTGATGTGTTATCTCAGTGTCGCTCGCTCAGTGAGGCAGCAAAGCGTTTACATAAAACTCAGCCGGCGCTGACGATGATGGTCAAGAAAATAGAGCAGAGCGTCGGTTTTGCTGTGGTCAATCGCGAAGGTTATCGGTTTTCACTCACTGAACAAGGCCAGGCGTTTTGTCGGCGTGCTCAATATGTGCTGCGCGATATGGACGAATTGAGTGAGTTCTCCAGCGAGCTCGCCAACGGTAATGAGCCAAAGTTTCGCATCAGCTACGAGCAAGTGTGTGTTGGCGAAGAGCTCAGTATTTTGCTGCGCGATTGCTATCATGCCTTTGCTCACACCGAGTTTGAGATTGACAGTGGTCGGCGATTCACCGCGCTAGAGCAAGTTAATAGCGGTAAAAGTGATTTAGGGATTGGCCCCTGGTTTGATATTTTTCACGCTACCGGCGACTTAGAAAGTTTGCCGCTTGGAGACATTGAAGTGGGTGTTGTGGCTTCACCGGAGCTTATTCAACAAACTCAGATAAGTTACAGAGAGCTTCAAAGTTACCCCTGTGTGGCGATGTTTGAAAGTGATCTGCATTTCGAAAGTGGGCGGATGCCGTTTTTAAATCAAGCGGCGATGATGAAACTCGACGATATATTCGCGCTGCGCTCCATGTTGCTTGCGGGGGCGGGCTGGGCCTTAATGTGTCTCGATTTGTGTCAACAAGAAATAGCGACCGGGCAACTGCAAGTGATTCACCTTAGCGATAGAGAGCACGCGTTTCGCGCGCAGATTCGTGCGTTTCGCCGACATTCCCGTCATCACGGTCCGGTAGCTCGACATGTGTGGACAAAATTGCAGGAAATAGCCCATGGATAA
- a CDS encoding MGMT family protein: MDKAAMIYQVVAAIPKGKVCSYGEVAKRAGLPGYARYVGYTLKNLPSDSRLPWHRVVNSQGKISFAQGSDGFTRQQQALLGEGVLVIDGKVNMRRFAWHI; encoded by the coding sequence ATGGATAAAGCCGCGATGATTTATCAAGTGGTCGCTGCCATTCCTAAAGGCAAGGTATGCAGTTATGGCGAAGTAGCCAAACGAGCTGGCCTACCTGGCTATGCCCGTTATGTGGGCTATACCCTGAAAAACTTACCCTCTGACTCTCGCTTGCCTTGGCATCGGGTGGTAAACAGCCAAGGCAAAATATCGTTTGCGCAAGGCAGTGATGGGTTCACACGACAACAACAAGCACTGCTTGGCGAAGGCGTGCTTGTAATCGACGGGAAGGTCAATATGCGCCGTTTCGCTTGGCATATCTAA